One Proteiniborus ethanoligenes genomic window carries:
- a CDS encoding cell wall hydrolase, with protein MKMHQKRFITSLFLLTLLILLNITSVYAAGSNTGSYVTLKLGSRGSEVSRLQQALNNKGFWAGNVDGIFGPRTEKAVISFQKANRITIDGIAGKQTQSLLYGSSSSVSRGTSIGRSSSSSDDLYWLSRIIHAEAGAEPYKGKVAVGSVVLNRVASSAFPNTVKGVIFEYYKGIPQFSPVADGTIYNTPSAESVQAAKDSLNGVKPVGNSTYFFNPDKAEGKWIVNNKTYVARIGDHVFYK; from the coding sequence ATGAAAATGCATCAGAAGAGGTTTATCACTTCATTATTTCTTTTAACATTATTAATCTTACTGAACATAACTAGTGTCTATGCTGCTGGAAGTAATACAGGCTCTTATGTAACATTAAAACTTGGTAGTAGAGGTTCTGAGGTTTCAAGGCTACAGCAAGCTTTAAATAACAAAGGCTTCTGGGCAGGAAATGTTGATGGTATTTTTGGACCAAGAACTGAAAAAGCAGTAATTTCATTTCAAAAAGCTAACAGGATAACTATTGATGGAATAGCTGGTAAGCAGACTCAATCATTATTATATGGTTCATCTAGCTCAGTATCTCGTGGGACAAGTATAGGTAGAAGCTCAAGCTCATCAGATGACCTATATTGGCTTTCAAGGATAATACATGCAGAAGCTGGAGCTGAACCCTATAAGGGAAAAGTAGCAGTTGGAAGCGTTGTATTAAATAGAGTAGCTTCCAGTGCTTTTCCAAACACAGTAAAAGGTGTAATCTTTGAATACTACAAAGGCATACCTCAATTTAGTCCTGTAGCAGATGGAACTATATACAATACTCCATCAGCAGAAAGTGTACAAGCAGCTAAAGATTCTCTAAATGGTGTAAAGCCAGTTGGAAATTCAACTTATTTTTTCAATCCTGATAAAGCAGAAGGTAAATGGATTGTAAATAACAAAACATATGTAGCACGTATAGGTGATCACGTGTTTTACAAATAG
- a CDS encoding ABC transporter permease, which yields MLTEVKKTLNLIAKYFCFNLSASMEYRTSFIIQTFGMIINNASFIFFWWILFENVESIGGYGFKEVMMLWAISSVSYGISFVLFGNIRRITHMIVNGELDPYLLQPKDVLINIISSSTVVSAWGDILYGIILFIGINGVNLADFLLFLFFCTTGALIFSSVLILVNSLTFYMGNSQGISGLVLEFMITFSIYPEGIYKGVAKYIIYTIIPAAFISLVPVRLLQYFSFKWFLVLLFFTAAWIIFAYWFFYKGLKKYESGNLIVNKL from the coding sequence ATGTTAACGGAGGTTAAGAAAACCTTAAATCTAATAGCTAAGTATTTTTGCTTCAATCTTTCTGCATCTATGGAGTACAGAACTAGCTTTATTATTCAAACCTTTGGTATGATTATAAATAATGCCTCCTTTATATTTTTCTGGTGGATATTATTCGAAAATGTAGAGAGTATAGGAGGCTATGGCTTTAAGGAAGTTATGATGCTTTGGGCTATATCTTCAGTATCTTATGGAATTAGCTTTGTCCTGTTTGGTAACATAAGGAGAATAACTCACATGATAGTTAATGGGGAGCTTGATCCATACTTATTACAGCCTAAAGATGTTCTTATAAATATTATTTCATCTAGTACTGTTGTTTCTGCATGGGGAGATATATTATACGGTATTATCCTATTCATAGGCATTAATGGAGTAAATTTAGCAGATTTTTTATTGTTTCTATTTTTCTGTACTACAGGTGCTTTGATTTTTTCAAGTGTTTTGATACTTGTAAATTCCTTGACTTTTTATATGGGTAATTCACAAGGAATTAGTGGATTAGTTCTTGAATTTATGATTACATTTAGTATATATCCAGAAGGAATATATAAGGGAGTTGCAAAATATATTATATATACTATTATCCCAGCAGCTTTTATATCCTTAGTACCTGTCAGATTATTACAATATTTTTCTTTTAAATGGTTTTTAGTGCTCTTATTTTTTACAGCAGCTTGGATAATATTCGCATATTGGTTTTTCTATAAAGGCTTAAAGAAATATGAATCAGGAAACTTAATAGTAAATAAGCTTTAA
- a CDS encoding ABC transporter permease: MKKLYKYLFICKISLSNNLVYVENFIARNFFLAFIIYIMLMLWENIYGQKGDIIAGLSLSQMIWYLIVTEMVTLSRSDVFNEVSTDVKNGNIAYMLNKPYNYILYCFSNSLGEIGVKLITNIAIGLVIGILYVGPLTGFKLIHLPFVILSLLLGIGINFFVHISLSLTSFWVEENSAFYWIYSKLVFTLGGMLIPLEMFPEWIEKIARKLPFAYVTYSPARLAVDFSFSSFSKALFFQLGYLLFFFLLSMFIYRKGVKALNVNGG, translated from the coding sequence TTGAAAAAACTATATAAATATTTATTTATATGCAAAATAAGTTTATCAAATAATCTTGTATATGTAGAAAACTTTATAGCTCGAAATTTTTTCTTAGCCTTTATCATCTATATTATGTTAATGCTTTGGGAAAACATATATGGGCAAAAAGGAGATATTATTGCAGGGCTTAGCTTGAGCCAGATGATATGGTATTTGATAGTTACAGAAATGGTTACTCTATCACGTTCAGATGTATTTAATGAGGTTTCTACAGATGTTAAAAATGGGAATATAGCTTATATGCTGAACAAACCTTATAACTATATACTTTATTGCTTTTCAAATTCTCTAGGAGAAATTGGAGTTAAATTGATTACTAATATAGCTATTGGATTAGTCATAGGTATTCTTTATGTAGGCCCTTTAACAGGATTTAAGCTAATTCATTTACCTTTTGTCATACTTTCATTATTGTTAGGTATTGGGATAAATTTTTTCGTCCATATATCTTTATCCTTAACATCTTTTTGGGTAGAAGAAAACAGTGCTTTTTATTGGATTTATAGTAAGCTAGTATTTACATTGGGTGGTATGCTAATACCCCTAGAAATGTTCCCAGAATGGATAGAAAAAATAGCTAGAAAGCTTCCTTTTGCATATGTAACTTATAGTCCTGCTAGGCTTGCAGTTGATTTTTCTTTTTCTAGCTTTTCCAAAGCATTGTTTTTTCAGCTTGGATACTTATTATTCTTTTTTTTACTTTCTATGTTTATTTACAGAAAGGGGGTTAAGGCATTAAATGTTAACGGAGGTTAA
- a CDS encoding ABC transporter ATP-binding protein: MSIIQVRDLQKTFRVKTKKAGLRGSMKAVLNPEYREIQAVNNVSFNVEKGEVLAFIGPNGAGKSTTIKMLTGILYPSSGEISVLGLNPSVQRKMLAYKIGTVFGQKSQLWFHLPPIDSFQLLGRIYEISNSQLKQRIMYLTELFEIEELLEIPVRKLSLGQRIRCEIAASLLHNPEVIFLDEPTIGLDVVVKQKIRELIIRLNKENKTTIFLTSHDAGDIERICKRVLIVNHGEIVLNESVKNLKYNYMNQKIIDIKYNEPVEILSEKIDVIKHRGYAAKVKVDSSIHDIDTVIGELMKVGKVADITISEPPLEEIISHIYLQKSLGGDNFEKTI, from the coding sequence ATGAGCATTATACAGGTTAGAGATTTACAAAAGACTTTTCGTGTTAAAACTAAGAAGGCAGGATTGAGAGGTAGTATGAAGGCAGTATTAAATCCTGAATACAGAGAGATTCAAGCTGTCAACAATGTTTCCTTTAATGTTGAAAAGGGAGAAGTATTAGCATTCATTGGACCAAATGGAGCAGGGAAATCTACAACGATAAAAATGCTTACAGGAATTTTATATCCTTCTTCTGGAGAAATCAGTGTTCTTGGACTTAACCCGTCAGTTCAAAGAAAAATGTTAGCCTACAAAATAGGGACGGTATTTGGACAGAAATCGCAGCTATGGTTTCATCTACCACCTATAGACAGCTTTCAGCTTCTAGGTAGAATATATGAAATTTCAAACTCTCAGCTTAAGCAACGAATTATGTATTTGACTGAATTGTTTGAAATAGAAGAGCTTCTTGAAATACCTGTGCGAAAGCTATCATTAGGACAAAGGATTAGATGTGAAATAGCAGCTTCTCTTTTACATAACCCTGAAGTAATATTTCTAGATGAACCAACCATAGGCTTAGATGTTGTAGTTAAGCAAAAAATACGTGAGTTAATTATTAGATTAAATAAAGAAAATAAAACTACTATATTTTTAACCTCTCATGATGCTGGAGATATAGAACGAATTTGTAAGAGAGTACTAATAGTAAACCATGGTGAAATTGTACTAAATGAGTCAGTAAAAAACTTAAAGTATAATTATATGAATCAAAAGATTATAGATATTAAATACAATGAGCCTGTAGAGATATTAAGTGAAAAAATAGACGTAATAAAGCATAGAGGATACGCTGCTAAAGTAAAGGTGGATAGCTCTATTCATGATATTGATACTGTTATAGGCGAATTAATGAAAGTAGGAAAAGTTGCAGATATTACCATATCTGAGCCACCCTTAGAAGAAATAATTTCACATATATACCTGCAAAAGAGCTTAGGTGGTGATAATTTTGAAAAAACTATATAA